A region from the Desulfobotulus pelophilus genome encodes:
- a CDS encoding sensor domain-containing diguanylate cyclase, with the protein MYHRLLKIFILTDDPLLAALLQDVSPREQFSHQFLCQPHENGVNWKSCSVIILDSPVCGSALIQKIHEEKADATPLIASFTTDRLPLLAEVHDLLDQIWIRPFAGKKVQTSFANILQGIKKHEDASLTERYLDTLMDSLPDLIWFKDARGAHLKVNNSFCHAVEKTKEQIQGRGHYYIWGIEPDEYAQGEYICLESEEIVLNKKETCLFDETVKCHDELRKFKTYKSPVFDSEGEVIGTVGFAHDVTDLQNLMIELNILLECLPFAVMVTDKEKNITLVNQKFSDIFLLKLGELTGRNIDSFIDETQNCTRSKRWIIEREEEVTLLLSKNRVLKIHDEKLLDIFGVLAGYIYLFLDISLEYSYKNKLLMDANTDHLTQLNNRRSLQDFMRKTPCQHNTALLLADLDNFKEVNDQFGHDEGDRILVAFSTLLQEIFPAKSLFRLGGDEFAIILPEVEDHGIPRQYAEKLLAGFDTTILRDFAHTRVSVSIGIAIDVDDSENFGELFKRADIALYDAKNSGKSAYKFWKKPARLP; encoded by the coding sequence ATGTACCACCGCTTACTGAAAATATTCATCCTTACCGACGACCCGCTGCTTGCAGCCCTCCTGCAGGATGTAAGCCCACGGGAGCAGTTCTCACATCAGTTTCTGTGCCAGCCCCATGAAAACGGAGTAAACTGGAAATCCTGTTCTGTGATCATACTGGACTCCCCTGTCTGCGGGAGCGCTCTGATACAAAAAATTCATGAGGAAAAGGCCGACGCAACGCCTCTCATTGCCTCTTTCACAACAGACAGGCTCCCCCTTCTTGCAGAAGTTCATGATCTGCTCGATCAGATCTGGATTCGTCCCTTTGCCGGGAAAAAGGTGCAGACCTCCTTTGCAAACATTCTTCAGGGAATCAAAAAACACGAAGACGCCTCCCTTACGGAGCGCTATCTGGACACCCTGATGGACAGCCTGCCCGATCTCATCTGGTTCAAGGATGCCCGGGGAGCCCACCTCAAGGTCAACAACAGCTTCTGCCATGCGGTGGAGAAGACAAAGGAGCAGATTCAGGGCAGAGGGCACTACTATATCTGGGGTATTGAGCCGGATGAATATGCACAAGGCGAATATATTTGCCTGGAATCAGAAGAAATCGTTTTAAATAAAAAAGAAACCTGCCTGTTTGATGAAACCGTGAAATGCCATGACGAACTGCGGAAATTTAAAACCTACAAGTCACCGGTCTTTGACTCAGAGGGTGAGGTGATTGGTACGGTTGGATTTGCCCATGATGTAACCGACCTGCAGAACCTCATGATCGAATTGAATATTCTTCTTGAATGCCTGCCCTTTGCCGTAATGGTCACGGACAAGGAAAAAAATATTACCCTTGTCAACCAGAAATTTTCCGATATTTTTCTGCTGAAACTAGGAGAGCTCACCGGCAGAAATATTGATTCCTTCATTGATGAAACCCAGAACTGCACCCGGAGCAAACGATGGATCATTGAGAGGGAAGAAGAAGTAACCCTCCTGCTTTCCAAAAACAGGGTACTCAAAATTCATGATGAAAAACTTCTCGATATTTTTGGCGTATTAGCGGGCTACATTTATCTCTTCCTCGATATCAGCCTTGAATACAGCTATAAAAACAAACTTCTGATGGATGCCAATACGGATCACCTGACCCAGCTGAACAACCGTCGCAGCCTGCAGGATTTTATGAGAAAAACACCCTGCCAGCACAACACAGCCCTTCTCCTTGCCGACCTTGACAACTTCAAGGAGGTGAATGATCAGTTCGGTCATGACGAAGGTGACAGAATACTGGTTGCCTTCTCCACCCTGCTGCAAGAAATTTTTCCGGCAAAAAGCCTGTTCCGTCTGGGTGGAGACGAGTTTGCCATCATACTGCCGGAGGTGGAGGATCATGGCATACCCCGACAATACGCTGAAAAACTTCTTGCAGGATTCGATACCACCATCCTACGGGATTTTGCCCATACCCGGGTGTCTGTCAGTATCGGCATAGCCATTGATGTGGATGACAGCGAAAACTTCGGGGAGTTGTTCAAAAGGGCCGATATTGCCCTGTATGACGCCAAAAATTCAGGAAAAAGCGCCTATAAGTTCTGGAAGAAACCGGCGCGGCTGCCTTGA
- a CDS encoding sensor domain-containing diguanylate cyclase, which yields MRTINFIYKDKQDLLRQSKQISSCTGENILIQVFSGVLSQSYLSLLLRDIREVFPGSAVLGTSSSGEILDGRIVNGRVVVSISFFEHTIVRSAMVSQNDNLEMAGEEIAAMIGRQDARAMIVFACGIKDGMFINGTPLLRALKIFFADTVIAGAHAGDNEKGIETFVFTEKGVSSQGVAAVAFFSEKLRVHTGINRNWVPIGKKFTVTGARQNIVYSIDDQSPYELYRHYLGNEIAKNLPLSAVNFPLMVEREGLGITVSPVSICSKNGSFRFVHDFFTGEQLRFSFCHAGLLRQGSVKIRNELKSFGPQSVFIYSCVARKRVLGGAASAELSMLQGFPASAGFFSYGEYYSADGNQVDFFTQTMTTLSLSEGVGETGTGIADDPGNKNISIEFQNLEFLHKLVETITGELETTNRELAHLARKDPVTGLYNRRFCDKFLQDEISRQSRVHGIITILLLDIDHFKLFNDRYGHVAGDGCLRAVSKKIMEAAKRPGDIPCRFGGEEFLCILSMTDHEGGKKIAEEIMRNVTALAIPHCDSPTSEYVSVSIGVLTMRCQKDMSGPAMIERCDRLLYEAKEKGRNMMVAEDVS from the coding sequence ATGAGAACCATCAATTTTATTTATAAGGATAAACAGGATCTGCTGCGTCAATCAAAACAGATTTCTTCCTGTACAGGGGAGAATATATTGATTCAGGTCTTTTCAGGGGTTCTCAGCCAGTCTTATCTCTCTTTATTGCTTCGTGATATCAGGGAAGTGTTTCCTGGATCGGCTGTTTTGGGAACAAGCTCATCGGGTGAGATTCTGGATGGAAGAATTGTCAATGGCAGGGTTGTGGTGAGTATCAGTTTTTTCGAGCATACCATTGTCCGGTCCGCCATGGTGAGTCAGAATGATAATCTGGAAATGGCTGGGGAGGAAATTGCTGCCATGATCGGAAGGCAGGATGCCAGAGCCATGATTGTTTTTGCCTGTGGTATAAAAGACGGCATGTTTATCAATGGGACTCCGTTACTCCGGGCGCTGAAGATTTTTTTTGCTGATACCGTAATTGCGGGTGCCCATGCAGGCGACAATGAAAAAGGAATAGAAACGTTTGTTTTTACAGAAAAAGGTGTCTCATCTCAGGGTGTTGCTGCGGTGGCTTTTTTTAGTGAAAAATTACGGGTTCATACGGGCATTAACAGAAACTGGGTGCCCATTGGCAAGAAGTTTACTGTTACCGGAGCAAGGCAAAATATTGTTTATTCCATAGACGATCAGTCTCCCTATGAGTTGTACAGGCACTATCTTGGAAATGAAATTGCGAAAAATCTTCCCCTGTCGGCGGTGAATTTCCCCCTGATGGTGGAACGGGAAGGCCTTGGCATAACCGTTTCTCCCGTATCCATATGTTCCAAAAATGGTTCCTTTCGTTTTGTGCATGATTTTTTTACGGGAGAACAGCTCCGGTTCAGTTTCTGCCATGCAGGATTGCTGAGGCAGGGTTCTGTAAAAATTCGCAATGAATTGAAATCCTTTGGACCTCAATCTGTTTTTATCTATTCCTGTGTTGCCAGAAAAAGGGTGCTGGGAGGAGCCGCTTCTGCTGAGCTGTCAATGCTGCAAGGGTTTCCTGCATCCGCAGGTTTTTTTTCCTATGGGGAGTATTATTCTGCCGATGGTAATCAGGTTGATTTTTTTACCCAGACAATGACCACACTGTCCTTATCAGAAGGGGTAGGGGAGACCGGAACAGGCATTGCGGATGATCCGGGCAATAAAAATATTTCCATAGAGTTTCAGAACCTTGAGTTTTTACATAAGCTTGTGGAAACCATAACCGGTGAGCTGGAAACAACGAACAGGGAGCTGGCCCATTTGGCCAGAAAAGATCCCGTTACCGGTCTTTATAACAGGCGTTTTTGTGATAAATTTTTACAAGATGAAATCAGTCGACAAAGCAGAGTCCATGGGATCATCACCATCCTATTGCTGGATATCGATCATTTTAAACTGTTTAATGACAGGTACGGACATGTTGCAGGGGATGGCTGTTTACGGGCCGTATCCAAAAAAATCATGGAGGCAGCTAAAAGGCCGGGAGATATTCCCTGCAGATTCGGGGGAGAGGAATTTTTGTGTATCCTTTCCATGACAGACCACGAAGGAGGGAAAAAAATAGCCGAAGAAATTATGAGAAATGTGACGGCTCTTGCCATACCCCATTGTGATTCTCCCACATCGGAGTATGTAAGCGTAAGTATTGGCGTTCTTACCATGCGATGTCAAAAGGACATGTCGGGGCCAGCCATGATTGAACGGTGTGACAGATTGCTGTATGAGGCAAAAGAAAAAGGCCGGAACATGATGGTTGCAGAGGATGTAAGCTAA
- a CDS encoding MgtC/SapB family protein — protein sequence MSYLVLSQDDLEMVLRLMAALVAGMLIGYERSFHGRPAGFRTHALVCMASSLLMLVTVYEAHWVRAHADLVRLDPTRMAQGIMTGIGFLGAGVIMKEGFCVRGLTTAASIWITAAIGILSGIGFYFPLVLSVLLTIITLSVFRWIEARMPTQAYYHFEIQLLRFSGMTEESLRSLIEGHGFSIANFSYHMEGEQGIRHHTMILRTTDRTRVTILAEKLTPMETVHDFRIVPTGD from the coding sequence ATGTCGTATCTGGTGCTGAGTCAGGATGATCTGGAAATGGTGCTGAGGCTGATGGCTGCACTGGTCGCGGGTATGTTGATCGGTTATGAACGGTCATTTCATGGAAGACCGGCGGGTTTCCGCACCCATGCACTGGTATGCATGGCCTCCAGTCTTTTAATGCTGGTGACCGTTTATGAAGCGCACTGGGTGAGAGCGCACGCGGATCTTGTGCGGCTGGATCCCACGAGAATGGCTCAGGGAATCATGACGGGTATCGGTTTTCTGGGGGCCGGTGTGATCATGAAGGAAGGGTTCTGCGTGCGTGGTTTGACTACGGCTGCTTCCATCTGGATCACGGCGGCCATCGGCATTCTGTCTGGTATTGGTTTTTATTTTCCTCTGGTGCTATCGGTCCTGCTCACCATTATCACTCTGTCCGTTTTCCGGTGGATAGAAGCCCGTATGCCGACCCAGGCCTATTACCATTTTGAGATACAGTTGCTTCGTTTTTCCGGGATGACGGAAGAGTCCCTGCGAAGTCTGATTGAAGGCCATGGTTTCAGCATTGCCAATTTCAGTTATCATATGGAAGGAGAGCAAGGTATCCGCCACCATACCATGATACTGCGGACCACGGACAGAACCCGTGTGACAATACTGGCGGAGAAGCTGACTCCCATGGAAACGGTACATGATTTCCGGATTGTTCCCACAGGAGACTGA